AAATCAAGAGGCCAAGTAAGCCTAACACAGTTAAATCCCATTGAGACAATCTTCTTGGAGATGGAGTCTAATGGTTGTTTGCTTAGCCCTTCAGCCACCGCGGGCTGGAGATGAGCGGGCCAGTTCACGCAGGCTAGCTTCACCCTTTGGCCTTTCTCGTCCACGATCCATCTAGATTTTGTGGAGAGAGGGTAGCTTGTGGTTAGCTTTGGAATCCAAGAaatgaataagaagaagaagagacacaAAGAGATTGATCTAgccattgttgttgttgttgttgttgtgtttctttgtttttgattattttgaatttgaatttgattCGCAATTTATACAGCAAGAAGTCGGTTTAGTTTCTGGTTGTTGGAAGATTATACGTGTTTATGGTTAAGAGATTATGTTTCCTCAACAGAAGATAACAACTGAAATCAACCGTTAGAGGAAAAAAACAATAATCGACAGTGCATGATGTTAACAGATTCTGTATATTTCTagagaattttaaagaatttaatAAGGCTTTGGTATGTTGCATTATTATAACACTATAGAACAATGAAATTCTGTTACTGTACTTCTCTTATATTAGATAAAAATAACCATATCCTTTGATCTTGTAATTTTAATTGATCTTGTAATTTTAATTGATCTTGTTGTTCTGTTAaaacaaaaaggtaaaaaacAACTTGAACATAGTATTAGTTGAAAATGATTAGTTGATTACTTGTTAGATTAAGATCTCGTCTATGTTCATAATAATTCTTTTGATAGTATGTGAACCCACATAAGACAAACAATTCAAAAACCCCAGACTATATCTGTTAGATTACATGAGGGTGAAACTACATAGTATAATAAGTAAGCTTACAATTGAAGTACTGAAAACTATTCTTAAGAACTAAATGCCACTCTCTGCACAAAATCAGGACGTCTTTTTGAAGGCATGCGAATAAGTCCAGCAATCTGAAGTTCCATTACAGCTCTGCAAAATCGAGCTCTGTTGAAAACACAATGTTAAGGATGAACGTTTATGAAAATGCGAAGAAAAAACTAATCAATAAACAAGATGGCCCTTGGTGCTACCACGAATTACTAATCTTGTTTTCACTTCCTGCTCTCTTTTAAATTAACCATTAGTCAGCTTCGTTTCAAAAGACAATTAGAATACCAAAAAAGGATACTGAATTGAAGCTTCAGCAGGTGGTTCTGGCTCTTCGCATCTTTCTTTCCGTTTCTTCGATTTTGAAGTTgtctttgattttgattttgctttGCTATTCCGTGGTATAAGTATCGTCTTGAAAGATTGGTACCAATCATGGAGGTTAATAACATCAGCGTGCTCTTGCGCCAGTGTGTACCTATATAATCTTCCTTGTAAGACACATTgatacaaagaaaaaacaagtaGGGTATGTGTTCATGTGTATATGTGCTTTGAAGATGGTTTGTGTTTAGAGAGAGTAATATCGAAAGAAAGACAATGTGAGCACATGTAATGAAGTAAGGGAAGACTCACAAAATCGATGTATCGTGCATGGACGGCAATAGAGTTGTGCCTCTTTGGCTGCAGCAACTACAGTTGAGAATACTGTGAGATTCCAGTAGATCTGATTGGATCCTGCCTCTCGGGTCTCCAAGCAAAGCCTAAATCAGATTATAAACATCAGATCAAGGGgggaaaagagagaaagaaaaccaTTTATAAAGTCTTAAGAGATCCTGTAACTGGTTTGCTTTAAGTTGATGAGAATGATGCAACAAGAGCAGCATATAGTAACTATTAACTATTACAAAAACTTTCAAGTTATGGAAGTATAAGTGAATCCAAGAGGGATTAGAATGCTGAAGACTTACAGATTGAAGTTTATCAACATTcttgaaacataaaatttcatTGAAAGGAACAGTCTCAACTGGCTTCATATATTCCCTGTCCATACAAAAAGTCTTTAGTTCAGAAGACGCATGCAAAAATAGCTTAGGTGACAACATTTTCAATTATGGCAGTCAAATCAAGAGAAAGTAAAACGATTACGCGTACAGAACATCTTAGGCGACAATCAAGTTGTTTCCTCAGAGGTAGAAAGACTTTGTCAAAAAGTAAAGTTCACCTTAGCATGAATTCTATAACTGCCGAAATCTTGTCAGTCATGGCTTTAAGCTCCTTTTCAAGCTTCGAGTGGCTTCGGGATGCATGTTTTCTGTCACATCAAAGtgaaacttttatttattcagTGTACAAGGTTACTGCGATGAACAACAGAAACTATCCACTAGAGGAACTTAtgtatatcaaaaatattacatatcgGCTGAGTAAGACATTAACTTTCCAAACAGATCTACTAGAGAAAAGCCGGAAATGGAAAAATGACAAATTCTCTGAACTCATATATGGTGTTTATATTAAATAGACAGCAATATTCAGAGATTTACTTTGGGCTGGTAGGTAGTCCTGGTCTCTGACCAGCTGCTTCCACATTTCTCATGAACGGATGCAATTCCATTACTTTTTCATTGATCTAACAGCAAAAAACAGACAAACAAGAAACATCTTTCAGATATTCAAAATGATCCCGAGTGTTGCACTCATCTTTCACAATCATTTATGTGATATCTCTAATTCAAGCAACAAACAGATTACAAGATGAAAATCCTCTGCACAGGgatattagaaatttgaagacaGATTGAGATGCTCTAGCTCAAAGGAAGTGAAAGAGACACTAACAAGAAAACGAAATAATGTCTTTGAGGACAAATGAAGTTAAAATCTCATACAGAATATGCAAGTCAAGAGCAAGGGTAAAGACTTGATAAATTTTAGTTAATGATTACCTCACTGAATTCCGCAGTCAGACTTTCCCAGCTTTTTAACAAGCTAGTCAACTGTGCAGGAGAAAGATCCctgaagaatttttttgaattcaaaGAGCTTCAGTACTTTTGAGGAAAGCCTTGTAGAGATAGATAACACACGCTCTCAACGACACAATCAGTTTCAGGCTTACTAACTCGAGACCACAGAAACTTAGAAACTGATCGACATGATTTACAAAACTAATCCTTAAAATCTTGTCAAACAAATTTGGCAACAGAAAATAAGTAGACAAAGATGCCATCTGAACAGAAGACAAACTAGCGGTTCATAAGTTTAAAAGAATACTATTACAGCACAACTCACCTAAGCTTACGCAGAACCCGTCTGATAACACTATTACGTCCTGAAACGTGACTCTGACTGTTGAGAATTGCTGAAGGTGAAAAGTATTTCAAGTAACGTGCTTCTGGGTCAAGTGTCTCACAGAATATGTCTAGCAATCGAAGTTTATCAAATTTCCCAGCTTCGTATATGCACTGCAAAAAGTATACAAAGAATTTACTCATGTAAGACTATTAAGTAGCTCTTCCTATGATCATGAAACGTATAAAAAGAGAGTCAACTCACCAAGACTACTATGTTCCAAGGATTAGGCATTCTTTGCAAGTCCAACAAAAATTGAGGCAGCATTTCACAAGTACTCCGAGTAATTTTATTCCTAGGCAAATGATTATGAGCAGAAATTAGTACATCCAATTTTCTATACAGAAGCTCCAACAAGGATGCCATATAAGTCCAACACCAGTAATTGCTCAACAATTCTTCCAACATACGACCAGGAATAAAACAATAACAGAATAATTCTCTAGGGTACCTCGTCACAGATGGCAAGTCAAAAGCATGCTTCATTGTTGCTTCTGTCAAAAGCCCAGTACCTTCACCTGGCAGCTTCACAGGGGAAAAAAGCCGCCTTAGAAAAAAGCTAGTTGCGCTTTTATTATGGGTAACTTGGAAAAACATCTACGGAACTCTAGATGCCAAATAAAGGGATGTGAAATCTACAATTAAAGATCCTCATTCGTTTCTAATGAAGAACGTAGGGTCTTTGAACTATCCATAGATTCTTAATATTCAAAACATGAACTAAAGTTCTTAACTATCAACTACGCTAATATAGATATGGCAGGACCGACTTAACCaaagtatatattatatctGAGGAAGTTGAGGGCTGttaacaaacaaataaacaaaaaatggaCGTGGTGGACAGGTGCATCAAGCATACCTGATTATCTTGACAAAAGTGCTCGAGCATGATGCTCAAAGGCTCTAATGAGAAATGCTGAAGACAAGCTATCTGGCATAAGAATGTATAGCCAAATGAACAACAAAGAGTTAGCAACCGGAAATAAGTTGAAACCTAATATAACATATAGGATAGAGCTGGGCACCTTGAGAGTTTTAACAAATGATGTCAGTGTTCCATCTTGACACAAAAAGTAACTTCTCATACAAAGCGCCACCTTATGGCTAACTGTGAACCCAGAACATGGCTTTAAAAATACAGCCTCGAGAACTGCATCCATACGTTCGGCCGGAGAACTCAGGGTGAACCTAGTGGCACAAAGTCTCTGCAGCGCGTTCGCTGATAGTATCTTCCTAGGCGCATCGTGTGCTGTGGACACCcccattattaaaaaaactggAACTTTGACTGCCCATTCACTGAAGAGAAAATAACAATGGAAGAGAGGGTCTTTTGATACGGTAATGACTAagtagaaataaataaaaaccttATAGTCCAGTCAGCAGAGCAACCTAACATAGTAGCATAAAGATATGCTAATACCTCAATATAAGGATTAACTCTGACAGGACAGGCGCAGAGCATCTCTCGGTATCATCCACAATTATAACCACGGGATTCTTCTGGTTTCCATTTTCTCTGTACCATGATGCGAGAATGGTTACATCAGCTACCTGGTAAGAAGTCGCAgttacaaagaaagaaaaggatTCAGTGGAAACACTAAATGTGCAAGAAGGCTACAAAACAAAATGACATGGAAGGCTGTGCAGAATTACTAACATCTATGGTTGGCATCACAAACTGGCGTAACAAACCCCTAAGGCAACCTCCTACGCCATTCTTGGCAGAGAAGTCCATGGATGAAAGCTTAGCCACGTGACATCCCTGAGACTTCAAGTGCA
Above is a window of Brassica napus cultivar Da-Ae chromosome A10, Da-Ae, whole genome shotgun sequence DNA encoding:
- the LOC106371990 gene encoding origin of replication complex subunit 3-like, which gives rise to MAPSTTVVDPPPSSTTDSFNSNAAAAENDIRPFFVLHKASSGSKSTATVKAKRRIESPSPKLAKKSEIESVEEEDGQFFSTLRLRVFETVWSKIENTIQDVLRDSNSKVFSGVHDWICESFESVRSSGALSLSEAVRSYPVLSQPSSKQLFTALVLTRNLEMVDDLVTFEDLGLHLKSQGCHVAKLSSMDFSAKNGVGGCLRGLLRQFVMPTIDVADVTILASWYRENGNQKNPVVIIVDDTERCSAPVLSELILILSEWAVKVPVFLIMGVSTAHDAPRKILSANALQRLCATRFTLSSPAERMDAVLEAVFLKPCSGFTVSHKVALCMRSYFLCQDGTLTSFVKTLKIACLQHFSLEPLSIMLEHFCQDNQLPGEGTGLLTEATMKHAFDLPSVTRNKITRSTCEMLPQFLLDLQRMPNPWNIVVLCIYEAGKFDKLRLLDIFCETLDPEARYLKYFSPSAILNSQSHVSGRNSVIRRVLRKLRDLSPAQLTSLLKSWESLTAEFSEINEKVMELHPFMRNVEAAGQRPGLPTSPKKHASRSHSKLEKELKAMTDKISAVIEFMLREYMKPVETVPFNEILCFKNVDKLQSALLGDPRGRIQSDLLESHSILNCSCCSQRGTTLLPSMHDTSILYTLAQEHADVINLHDWYQSFKTILIPRNSKAKSKSKTTSKSKKRKERCEEPEPPAEASIQARFCRAVMELQIAGLIRMPSKRRPDFVQRVAFSS